In Cryptomeria japonica chromosome 1, Sugi_1.0, whole genome shotgun sequence, the sequence TTGGCACTCTCTTCACTCAAGTCACTCATGCCTAGAGATTGATTCGATCCATATGATAATGTAAAGAAAGTTTTGGGAAAGAAGTGTGGACATCAGTGGCAGTTAGATGATTATTGGATGAACGTTCAAGATGATGTAGAAGTGAAGAAGAAAATGTATTCCAGGCTACCTctcgatttcatcaggaaatgcaagttgtttcatgttgttgatgaagtTCAAGATAGCGGCAAATATCTTCAATCAGCCTACGCCAAAGAAAATAAAGAGATCAACATCAAATGGGTCGACATGGAGGTTGTTGATTTGAACGAATTGATGAAACCAGTTTTGGAATATACTTGCATATGGATAGATATACAGCAGCAGAAATTGAAAGAACGGAACTTAGCAATGACATTGCACTTAGACGAAAAAGAAAATGGCAAGGATGAAGCGAGTGCAAGTGGGAGTGCACCTCAACCATCTTACTCAaggggttcgaagagaaaggatGATTGTGGAGAGGAGTCATCAAGAAAGAAGCATAAATCGAGTGCTAGTCATCCTTCCTCCATACATGAAGAAGAGTCGAACCAGGATGAAAGACACAAAGAATAGAGGGTAGAAAAGGAGTTGAATCAAGGAGCAAATGAATCAATGGAATCCACAGTTCACAATGATAAAGGCAAGGAGAAGTCATCACAGAGGCTAGAAGATCTCACTCATCACACTAGAGAGGTTGAAGGAGGTGAAGAAGAGGATAATGACGAGACTACCTCACCACCTAGAGATGAGCAAATGCATGAAGAAACACAGATTCAAGAAGGAAGATCCCCTATTCCTGAATGGCTAAAGGAAAGACTAGCCCAAGAAGTAATAGTagttgatgaagaaccaacatacgGCATATCAAGCCTTCTAAGCTACACTCGAGAGGCCATCGAGAAGAGGAAAGCTATAAAGATGTCCAAGGTGATTAGAGATGATTCGGGATCAAGGAAGTTGCAAATAGCTACTCCAAAGGTTgataagtatgaaggtgagatcacaACAAATGAGTATGATATGGAGACTATTGACTTGGGTTCACTCACCTCTGAGCAAGCTATAGGTGATGCAACTGATTCATTGAAGGCAGTTAATGACATGTTGAGAGCTGAAATAGAAAAGAATAGAAGATTAGAAAAGGAGATAAGTGCATGGAGGAACTATGTCCAGCAATTTTAGCAACCATTGAGACATCAGAGTCCAGCAACTACACCACAGCCCTTGCTTCCTATGGAGTTAGTTGATCACATGGAGAAGATGAGGAATTCGGCACAATTGATGGATACATGGATAGAAGATTCATACACTAGAGTTAGCAAGTTCATGAAGGGCATAATGAAGACACTCAACACAGTCATAAAAGTTCTTGGGAGAACTCATGTCCTCATAGAAGCCTTTGAAGCATTTGCTCATGCTAGAGATGTCATCATTCCAGTACTGCAATAAGGAAAACACCCAATGAAGTTTTAtcaagagagaaaataagaagagaagGATCTACACCCATCTTTATACAATGGAGCAGCCTACTTCGCACAAAAAAGATCATTTTTGAAGAGATTGGAAACGGATGTAGTCAAGTTCAAGATGACATGCACTGGATTCATGATAAGATACTAGAAGTAGCACACGTTGTTTTGGAAAGAAAGATTGATCCTGGGACGATTATAGAAGTTAGAGAGTTGGAGGAAAGAATAAGAGTTATCTTCCATGGGACTGATGGAATGGTCACCAAAGGACAATTGGATGATATGCTTGAGTTCATGGTATTAGCTAGCAAGACTCAAGAACACGAACCTGAATGGGAGAATGCCATCGTCAAAGCTTTCGATGAGGTCATGCACATGGAAGAGCAGTTGAAGTCTCTACCTAAGACCCCGATGACAGAGATAGAAGGCATAgtgaccagattcattgaatatgccagaagggaacgagagaaaggaaaccagattctagaagatagtttgttatgatcctacttggcagttcattttctcattggaggatgcttcctcgatTTATGTGTCAACACatgctattttctcattggttgtttCCATGGTGATGTTTATCTAGATAGGGTTTCATTtctatcaaaccctaattagggtttaggtcgCAAAATCTTGGTCCTTGATCTTCATTCGATCTCGGCtcttcattgtatttgggagtattatataaactccactcatttcatttgtaaagggttaataTAGTGAATAAAGAGTCAGTCAGTGATTAAGCTAGAGAGATTAGATATCAGAGATAGAATTTAAGAGTGATAAGAGAAGGACTTGAAGAATTATTGTTGTTTGGCTTTTGGattaataaaacattgaagttatggtgtttctattcaatctttGAAGCTTATTGCATGGTTCTTTATCCTCTCAAGTCAATCTTTGATATTagtttaagtacttagattgaatGATGGAATGTTGTACTTGATGTATTGTGAAACtcgtaatccataccactagcctcttgctgattgtaagtgcgctttgtgtggtcaactagaatgatTAAAAGTGCTTAAGTTCAATTGTTGCTCAATCATGGGTATGTATTCAAGTGATGGTGTCTAAGCTTAGTAACAATTTGAAAATCTTAAagtatccttagaagattgcactagttttggTGGAGTTGTTCTTGTATGGCGATGCTAAGACTAATAGAATTTCATTGATGTCGTCTTCATCCATTCATTCCTAGGATAGCTTGGAACCTTTCTAAAccctcatcttttgccattttttgacaGACATTCAATAGTAATAGGAAATAACTTCACCGCATATCATCCGTAAAGTGTTTCATGAAATCTCTTCTTATGtaaaaggccccttgatgaaacagcaatcacaaccaCCACTCATGCTTATCCACACATCAAGGCCTGACATttatgaaccttggagttgtctcaagtgatccttaggcCAATTTTCAACATTTGAGAAGCTTTGTTCAAgtgaggataagatacttttgggtattttattttgtgttcgcatgtgcataaaaaacatatcaacacatataatccatccaatgtaaatccatccatcaagtaaCCCAAAATGTATCATCAATCATATAAGTCATCCAACACCATGAGTCATATCAAATATCCATCATCATCAATAAGCATCTAGAGTCTAAATAAGATCATaagtgtcaatcaaatatcatcaaaacatcaaccatgagtctaaataggtctatcaaagcataaaccaaaatgtaagtctaggagggacactacaaattTGACCTAGATGGAATCACTTCACATGGACGAGGGTTTCCGTTGTCAAATCCAATAACGGAGACCaagagggatttcatcctctagATCTCTCACACGAAAGGGTTTTCTTCCTCAAGCACTCAATCTAAAAATAGAATTGATGCCAACAATGGATGATACAAATGACTAATTCGCTCTCCTTTTACAAGCTCCTTTTGGGCCCTCAATTCGAATATTATTTTTCCCTCCAAAGTGTTTAAAAACACTTTTTACCTCTAAATTgttgtttaaaataaaatattaaaatttaaggtGCCCTTTTTATTTAAAGTGATTGGGCACAACTTAAAATATTATTATGAGTCATTTCTCACATTTTATTCCTTAGTCTATGGGAGATGAAAAAATTGGTTACAGGTTCTCCCAACAGATTTAACTTTGAAAAGGGAACATGACATAATATCAATAGCCATTTAAATAAGAGAGTGTTCTTCATATTTTTTTGGTTGTAAAGATAATAGGAGATTTTAAATGGGGGTCCTACCCCAGTCTGAACTGGCAGGATCCATGATTAGGTAGAAACACAACAATAATCATCAAGTATATTATATTTATCTGGTTCCACATCACATCGAAGGCAAGTTTTCCTGCCCTCATATACAGTTACTCGGCCTTACAATTTTAGATCTCAGATTAGGTTTCCATATATCAAAATCCCATATAGTATGTTGTAAGCCTGCCAAGCAGCAACCAAAAGTTGTGATTATGACACAGATCCTGGTTCAATAACAGCATTTTTAGTGTGATTGCCCTTGGAAACTACATTAATTTTTTCCTTGGTTTTATTTTTCCTGTAACTTGTTGTTACTTCAAGGCACTATCACCCTGATGAACACCCATATTACATACTAAGTTCAAATGGTTTTCCTTTCACAACAGGAAATAAATTAAAGGAATTATGTTGTATTGCAGGAGAATTTCTCGTCCTCAAATAATACTTCTTTAGATAATCTCATTGTGAGGATCACAACACTACAAAGCCTCATGATTCTATGCTAGGTTTATTAAGATTATTTGTCTTTGATACATTTGATATTTTTTCTCTTCCAGGCAGGAATTTAGATATTTTAATATCAAGCAGTAATTATATTTTGCTTCCATCTTTTTCTTCTGCAAACTAACCATGTACATGGATTCTCACACAGCAAGTCAGTGAGTTTGTCTATGATCCTTTGCAGTGGCCACGGGTAGCTATGGATGAGGATTTTGGGAAGCTGGCAAAGATGTTCAGTGCCCAGAAGTCAATTGTGAGAGTGCCAGAGATAGATGCCAAATTCAAGATTGCTGTCCTGGCTTCACGACAGGTATCTTGTTGCCATAATTGGTCTATAGATTTGAGGAAATATTCCATGCATTTATGTTCCTTCATCTGACTTCTTTTTGAGCAAGACACTTCAATAATTTCGTTTGTCTAGGACCAAGTATAGTTTTTGTTTAAAACATGGTGTGTATTAGAGTATTGAGGGAAAAAACCAAGGAATATGCATGGTTTAGGATTTGTCTATGCTATACCAGAATAGCTATTGAATCTTCCAAAGTCTAATGTAATCATTGGTTTTGGCCCTTTGGGTTATATTTTAAGAGGCCACTGGAATTAAGCTTCTCTATTGTCATTATTGAGCTTTATCTGAGGCAGAATCTATTCTTAATCAAACTCATGGTGGACAGGATCATTGCTTggttgatttattgcatgaatggCAGGAAGGGAAACTTCCCGTTGAAATCACTTGTGTAATTAGGTGAGGCTTAGTCTGAACTTTACCTGTGTTGATTTTCTCAGGCCTCTTAGAAAGTTTGGAGCTATTTTTTCAGGCTTTCCAATCTCTGaagaatttaatatttaattgagtTTCCTCCATTGACAGCAACCACAACAGAGAGCCAAACACTCATGTTATTCGGTTTCTTGAACGCCATGGAATTCCATACCATTATTTTCCAATAAGCAAAGAAAATAAGAGGGAGgaggaaatcttgaaattggttgGCAACACAGACTTCTTAGTACTGGCTCGATACATGCAGGTAATTCTCCTTGCAGTGAAATTTAAATCTGCTTTCAAGTGAATGAGTTTGTGACTTAATATTG encodes:
- the LOC131064966 gene encoding formyltetrahydrofolate deformylase 2, mitochondrial isoform X6, with translation MDEDFGKLAKMFSAQKSIVRVPEIDAKFKIAVLASRQDHCLVDLLHEWQEGKLPVEITCVISNHNREPNTHVIRFLERHGIPYHYFPISKENKREEEILKLVGNTDFLVLARYMQILSQNFLENYGKDVINIHHGLLPSFKGGNPFRQAFDAGVKLIGATSHFVTAELDCGPIIEQMVQRISHRDTLLSFAQKSENLEKQCLAKVIKYYCELRVLRLGDTKTVVFD